A window of Candidatus Micrarchaeum acidiphilum ARMAN-2 contains these coding sequences:
- a CDS encoding protein tyrosine phosphatase, producing MVDYTKVLFICKANVGRSQMAEAIFSSMAKGKATAVSAGVGPGRYEGKMIKEAGPNVTECMRAIGLDVSGNVSKKLTEAMAKDADIVVAMVNKNMLPSYLQNSVKLKLWDIKDPKFMDYAGHVEIRNQIYGKVKDLVKGLNLD from the coding sequence ATGGTAGATTATACGAAGGTTCTTTTCATCTGCAAAGCAAACGTAGGCAGAAGCCAGATGGCAGAGGCCATATTCAGCAGCATGGCCAAGGGAAAAGCAACTGCAGTAAGTGCCGGAGTCGGCCCAGGTAGATATGAAGGTAAAATGATTAAAGAAGCGGGCCCAAACGTAACCGAATGCATGAGAGCAATTGGCTTAGATGTATCTGGCAACGTATCAAAAAAGCTTACTGAAGCTATGGCCAAGGACGCCGATATTGTGGTGGCTATGGTGAATAAAAATATGCTGCCTTCCTATCTGCAAAACTCGGTTAAACTGAAGCTATGGGATATTAAGGACCCCAAATTTATGGACTATGCAGGACATGTTGAAATAAGGAACCAGATATATGGAAAGGTTAAAGATCTCGTAAAGGGGCTGAATTTAGATTAA